The following proteins are co-located in the Aquarana catesbeiana isolate 2022-GZ linkage group LG02, ASM4218655v1, whole genome shotgun sequence genome:
- the KLHL15 gene encoding kelch-like protein 15: protein MAGDVEGYTSSIHDCSVSAGFRALYEEGSLVDVTLVIEDHQFQAHKALLATQSDYFRIMFTADMRERDQDKIYLKGLTATGFSHVIQFMYYGTIDLSMATVHEILQAAMYVQLTEVVKFCCSFLMAKICLDNCAEIMRLLDDFSVDVEGVREKLDAFLLENFVPLMARPDFLSYLSFEKLKSYLDNDRLSRFPEIELYEAVQAWLRHDRRRWRHTDSIIQNIRFCLMTPSHVCEKVKTSEFYRYSRQLRQEVELALNYFHNVSEQPLMDMKSNHIRSAKPQTAVFRGMIGHSMVNSKILLLHKPRVWWELEGPLVPLRPDCLAIVNNFVFLLGGEELGPDGEFHASSKVFRYDPRQNSWVRMADMSVPRSEFAVGVIGRYIYAVAGRTRDETFYSTERYDIVENKWEFVDPYPVNKYGHEGTVLNNKLFITGGITSSSTSKQVCVFDPSKEGTVEQRTRRTQVHTNCWENKCKMNYARCFHKMISYNGKLYVFGGVCVILRASFESQGCPSTEVYDPETDQWTILASMPIGRSGHGVAVLDKQIMVLGGLCYNGHYSDSILTFDPEENKWKEDEYPRMPCKLDGLQVCSLHFPEYVLEHVKRCT from the exons ATGGCTGGGGACGTGGAAGGGTATACTTCTTCAATCCATGATTGCAGTGTCTCTGCTGGCTTCAGGGCACTATATGAAGAAGGCTCATTGGTCGATGTCACATTAGTGATAGAAGATCACCAGTTCCAAGCCCACAAAGCTCTACTGGCCACACAGAGTGACTACTTCCGCATCATGTTCACCGCAGACATGAGAGAACGTGACCAGGACAAAATCTACCTAAAGGGATTGACAGCCACGGGCTTCAGTCATGTCATTCAGTTTATGTACTATGGGACCATTGACCTCAGTATGGCTACCGTCCATGAAATTCTGCAGGCCGCTATGTATGTgcagctgacagaagtagtgaaaTTTTGCTGTTCTTTCCTCATGGCAAAAATTTGCCTGGACAACTGTGCAGAGATCATGAGGCTTTTAGATGATTTCAGTGTGGATGTAGAAGGCGTGAGGGAAAAACTCGATGCCTTTCTGCTGGAAAACTTTGTTCCCCTTATGGCTAGACCTGACTTCCTCTCCTACCTTAGCTTTGAAAAGCTCAAGAGCTACTTGGACAATGACCGTCTGAGCCGGTTTCCTGAGATTGAGCTCTATGAAGCTGTTCAGGCTTGGTTACGACATGATAGGAGACGTTGGAGACACACAGATAGCATCATTCAGAACATCAGGTTTTGTTTGATGACCCCATCCCATGTCTGTGAGAAG gtaaAAACTTCTGAGTTTTACAGATATTCACGTCAGCTAAGGCAGGAAGTGGAGTTGGCACTAAATTACTTTCACAATGTAAGCGAGCAACCTTTGATGGATATGAAATCCAATCATATTCGTTCAGCAAAACCTCAAACAGCAGTATTCAGAGgaatgattggacacagcatggtcAACAGCAAAATTCTTTTGCTGCACAAACCACGAGTGTGGTGGGAACTTGAAGGTCCTCTGGTACCTCTTCGGCCCGACTGCCTTGCTATTGTTAACAACTTTGTCTTTTTGCTTGGAGGAGAGGAACTGGGTCCAGATGGAGAATTTCATGCTTCATCCAAAGTGTTTAGGTATGACCCAAGGCAAAACAGCTGGGTCCGGATGGCTGATATGTCTGTACCTCGGTCGGAGTTCGCAGTGGGTGTTATAGGGCGATATATTTATGCAGTTGCTGGTAGGACGCGTGATGAAACCTTTTACTCAACAGAACGTTATGATATAGTAGAAAACAAATGGGAATTTGTGGACCCTTATCCAGTAAACAAGTATGGCCACGAAGGTACGGTTCTTAACAATAAGCTGTTCATCACTGGTGGAATTACATCCTCTTCAACATCTAAGCAAGTCTGTGTTTTTGACCCCAGTAAAGAAGGCACAGTGGAACAAAGAACCCGAAGAACACAAGTACACACCAACTGCTGGgaaaacaaatgcaaaatgaactaTGCCAGATGTTTTCACAAAATGATCTCTTACAATGGAAAACTCTATGTATTTGGGGGTGTTTGTGTCATACTAAGGGCTTCTTTTGAATCACAGGGATGTCCTTCTACTGAGGTGTATGATCCAGAAACAGACCAGTGGACCATTCTAGCATCTATGCCTATTGGAAGGAGTGGTCATGGTGTGGCTGTACTCGACAAACAAATAATGGTACTCGGTGGGCTATGTTACAATGGCCATTATAGTGACTCTATCTTAACATTTGATCCGGAAGAGAACAAATGGAAAGAAGATGAGTATCCCAGAATGCCTTGCAAATTGGATGGCTTACAAGTATGCAGTCTACATTTTCCAGAATATGTTTTAGAGCATGTGAAGCGTTGCACTTGA